One Leptospira levettii genomic window, TCTTAACTTGCAAGTAAACTTTCTCTGCTTATCACCTGGCTAGAATAGGAAATACAAGCTAGAATATCCTCTCTCTCGATTCCTGGAGTAGCCTCAAGGATTTCTTCGATAGACATTCCATCACCTAATCTTTCAAGAATCAAATCTACTGGAATTCTTGTATTTTTAATCACTGGCTTTCCGAGTAAGATATCAGGTGAGGAAGAAAGTCGAGATTTATAGTCCATACCTTGGATTTAACCGAATTTTTGTTCAAAAGTCAAGTGTTCTTATCCATGAAGTTATATGAAATTAGTGATCTTTCTTATTTTGCAAGTTTAGTTCTTGGTTTAAAATTTAATTCCAAGGTTAACTGAGAGACAGTAATTGAATATTCCCTGCAAAGTTTCCATTCCAATAGCTAACAAAAAACCCGGGCATTCGCACCGGGTTCCCATAAAAGACTCTCGCCTGATTTGAATTTGAAACTAGTAAAGTGTGGATGAGCGAAACACTATAAACCCAAACTTCTACCAATGATTTCTTTCATGATCTCAGTGGTCCCTGCATAAATGGTTTGTATCCTTGCATCGAGGTATGCTCTTGCAATTGGATACTCCATCATATAACCATAACCACCAAAGAATTGTAGGCATTCGTCTGTATGGCGTTTTTGCATCTCTGTCGCATACCATTTGCACATAGATGCTTCTGCAGTCGTGTTTTCACCTTTCATGTGTTCCATGACTACTTTGTCACAGAATACTTGTGCCATTTCTAACTCAGTTGCCATTTCTGCCATTTTGAATTTTGTGTTTTGGAAAGACCCAATTTTTTGACCGAATGCTTTTCTTTCTTTGATGTATTGGAGGGTAATGGTTTGGACAAGTCTTGTTGCTTCCACTGCTGCCACTGCAAGAACCAATCGTTCTTGTGCCAATTTTTGCATGAGGTAACGAAACCCTTGCCCTTGTTTTCCGATGAGGTTTTCTTTCGGAACAATTACATCATTAAAATACAATTCAGATGTATCTTGTGCTTTGAGACCAATTTTATCTAAGTTACGACCACGTTCGAAACCCTTCATCCCTTCTTCAATCATCACTAGGGAAATGGTTCCGTTATCATGTTTCACTGCTGTGATGATGAGGTCTGCCAATTGTCCGTTCGAGATAAAGGTCTTTTGTCCATTTACAACAAAGTGATCACCCTTATCAACTGCACTGGTGCGAAGGGATTTTAAATCGGATCCCGCACCTGGCTCAGTCATTGCAACTGCAAGGATGGATTCCCCTGAGGCACATTTTGGCAACCAACGTTTTTTTTGTTCGTCACTCGCATAGGTCGAAATGTACGGAGCGATCACATCATTGTGAAGGGAGATAAAAAATCCGCTGTTCCCGACACGAGAGGATTCTTCGATGATGATGATGTTGTAAAGAAAGTCTGCTCCAGACCCGCCATATTCAGTTGGGACATCGGGGCAGAGTAGTCCGTTTTCTCCGGCCTTTCTCCATACTTCTTTTGGTACGATATGGTTTTTTTCCCATGTTTCGTGGTGAGGTTTTACTTCTGTTTCAAAAAATTTCCGAGCCATCTCGCGGAATTGGTGGTGTTCTTCAGTAAAGGGGAGGATACGCTCCATAAAATTTGTGACTCCTTGATATGGAAATGTTACAGAAATGGCGAAATGAGGTCAATTATAAACAGTGTTCAGCTTCATGTAGACACCAGGATTTTTCTTGATGTACTGGATGGCATCTTCTTGGGAAAGGACGTAGAGTTCTGTCCCTGGCCAAGCAATGAAACTAAAATGAGATGGAAGGCCTTTGGTAAGGGAATAAATTTCTCCCACAAAATCGCCAGCACCGAGTTCTCGGATCGTTTTGTGGTTTTGCATGACGACAACCGTTCCTGAACGAACAATGTAGGCATTTTGAAAGGTTTGCCCTTCTTCAATCAGAACCGCTTCCTTTTTCACTGTTTCCAGTTTGAGTATGAGTTCCAGTTGGGTGACTTGGTAACTGGTGAGGCCTCGGAAGGTTTGGGATTCCGTGAGGGTTTTCCAAGTATTGGTCTCTCGGATGCTATTC contains:
- a CDS encoding DUF433 domain-containing protein yields the protein MDYKSRLSSSPDILLGKPVIKNTRIPVDLILERLGDGMSIEEILEATPGIEREDILACISYSSQVISRESLLAS
- a CDS encoding acyl-CoA dehydrogenase family protein translates to MERILPFTEEHHQFREMARKFFETEVKPHHETWEKNHIVPKEVWRKAGENGLLCPDVPTEYGGSGADFLYNIIIIEESSRVGNSGFFISLHNDVIAPYISTYASDEQKKRWLPKCASGESILAVAMTEPGAGSDLKSLRTSAVDKGDHFVVNGQKTFISNGQLADLIITAVKHDNGTISLVMIEEGMKGFERGRNLDKIGLKAQDTSELYFNDVIVPKENLIGKQGQGFRYLMQKLAQERLVLAVAAVEATRLVQTITLQYIKERKAFGQKIGSFQNTKFKMAEMATELEMAQVFCDKVVMEHMKGENTTAEASMCKWYATEMQKRHTDECLQFFGGYGYMMEYPIARAYLDARIQTIYAGTTEIMKEIIGRSLGL